One part of the Alphaproteobacteria bacterium genome encodes these proteins:
- a CDS encoding urease subunit gamma, with product MNLTPREKDKLLIAMAANVARRRLERGVKLNHPEAIALVTDFVVEGARDGRSVADLMRDGAKVITRAQVMDGIAEMIHDIQVEATFPDGTKLVTVHNPIR from the coding sequence ATGAATCTGACACCGCGTGAGAAAGACAAATTGCTGATCGCGATGGCCGCGAATGTCGCGCGCCGCCGTCTCGAACGGGGCGTGAAGCTCAATCATCCCGAGGCGATCGCCCTCGTCACCGATTTCGTGGTCGAGGGCGCGCGCGACGGCCGCTCGGTCGCCGATCTGATGCGCGACGGCGCCAAGGTCATCACCCGCGCGCAGGTGATGGACGGCATCGCCGAGATGATTCACGACATCCAGGTCGAAGCGACCTTCCCCGACGGCACGAAGCTCGTGACCGTCCACAACCCGATCCGCTGA